A window of the Synergistaceae bacterium genome harbors these coding sequences:
- a CDS encoding alpha-ketoacid dehydrogenase subunit beta, with the protein MSTVTFAQATLDAMTEEMARDERVFVMGEDIARQGGIFGQFKGLADRFGTGRVMDTPISETAIVGACIGAALAGMRPVADMHFADFIGVCFDEVLNQMAKIYYMFGGQKSVPMVLRAPDGLVNQAAAQHSQSLEAFFLHIPGLKVVAPSNPADAKGLLKSAIRDDNPVIYFEHKALFSMKGEIPGGDHLAPIGKANVIRQGSDVTLVSWSMTMNLCIEAADVLAAEGIGVELIDLRTISPLDEGTILESVAKTTRLVIAHEAVKQGGVGAEIAAIVAEEAIDCLDAPIVRVGAPFTPVPFARPLERAYRVTPEKIASAVRSVM; encoded by the coding sequence ATGAGTACTGTCACTTTTGCGCAGGCTACGCTTGACGCTATGACGGAGGAGATGGCCCGTGACGAGCGAGTCTTCGTCATGGGCGAGGATATTGCGAGACAGGGCGGGATCTTCGGCCAGTTCAAGGGGCTCGCCGACCGGTTCGGCACCGGGAGGGTGATGGACACCCCCATCAGCGAGACAGCCATAGTCGGGGCCTGCATCGGCGCGGCCCTGGCGGGCATGAGGCCGGTGGCTGACATGCACTTCGCCGACTTCATAGGTGTCTGCTTCGACGAGGTGTTGAACCAGATGGCCAAGATCTACTACATGTTCGGGGGGCAGAAGTCCGTCCCGATGGTGCTGCGAGCCCCCGACGGCCTCGTGAACCAGGCGGCCGCTCAGCACTCCCAGTCTCTCGAGGCCTTTTTCCTGCACATACCCGGTCTGAAGGTGGTCGCGCCGTCGAACCCGGCGGACGCCAAGGGGCTGCTGAAGTCGGCGATCAGGGACGACAACCCCGTCATCTACTTCGAGCACAAGGCCCTCTTCTCCATGAAGGGCGAGATCCCCGGCGGAGACCACCTGGCGCCGATAGGCAAGGCCAACGTGATCAGGCAGGGGAGCGACGTTACACTGGTATCCTGGTCCATGACGATGAACCTCTGCATCGAGGCCGCCGACGTTCTGGCCGCGGAGGGCATAGGAGTGGAGCTGATAGACCTCAGGACCATCTCGCCGCTGGACGAAGGTACAATCCTGGAGTCGGTGGCGAAGACCACCCGGCTGGTCATAGCCCACGAGGCGGTGAAACAGGGAGGCGTGGGCGCGGAGATAGCGGCCATCGTAGCCGAGGAGGCGATCGACTGTCTCGACGCCCCGATCGTGCGTGTCGGGGCGCCCTTCACTCCTGTACCCTTCGCCCGTCCGCTGGAGCGGGCCTACCGGGTCACGCCGGAGAAGATCGCGTCAGCGGTTCGGTCGGTGATGTAG
- a CDS encoding thiamine pyrophosphate-dependent dehydrogenase E1 component subunit alpha has translation MTTIRHFEQTVEKYFLEGEIPGFVHLYVGEEAVAAGVMANLHDSDYIQSTHRGHGHAIAKGADLRRMMAEIFGRSTGSCKGKGGSMHIADFGVGMLGANGVVGGGFTIATGAALAFKMQERDGVAVAFFGDGASNRGTFHEAANMAAAWGLPVIFVCENNKWASTTPYRTTTSVDDIADRAAGYGMPGVVVDGNDVFAVYESARALVERARRGEGPSLLECKTYRVKGHFVGDPEKYRTKEEVRRIFEETDPIQRFERDVLKAGAMTEEELRGIDGDAREDIRQALEFARTSPEPEESALFEDLYV, from the coding sequence ATGACGACCATCAGGCACTTCGAGCAGACGGTTGAGAAGTACTTCCTCGAAGGCGAGATCCCCGGGTTCGTCCACCTGTACGTGGGCGAGGAGGCCGTTGCCGCCGGGGTGATGGCGAACCTGCACGACTCGGACTACATCCAGAGCACGCACCGGGGGCACGGCCATGCGATAGCCAAGGGGGCCGACCTGCGGAGGATGATGGCGGAGATATTCGGAAGGAGCACCGGCAGCTGCAAGGGCAAGGGCGGCTCGATGCACATAGCCGACTTCGGAGTGGGAATGCTCGGGGCCAACGGAGTGGTCGGCGGGGGCTTCACCATAGCGACCGGCGCGGCCCTGGCCTTCAAGATGCAGGAGAGGGACGGGGTGGCGGTCGCCTTCTTCGGGGACGGAGCGTCCAACCGGGGCACCTTCCACGAGGCGGCCAACATGGCCGCTGCGTGGGGGCTGCCCGTGATCTTCGTGTGCGAGAACAACAAGTGGGCCTCGACCACCCCCTACCGGACGACGACCTCCGTCGACGACATAGCCGACCGGGCCGCGGGCTACGGGATGCCGGGCGTTGTCGTGGACGGCAACGACGTCTTCGCCGTGTACGAGAGTGCGAGGGCCCTGGTGGAGAGGGCTCGCCGCGGGGAGGGCCCCTCGCTGCTGGAGTGCAAGACCTATCGGGTCAAGGGCCACTTCGTCGGTGACCCGGAGAAGTACCGCACGAAGGAGGAGGTCAGGAGGATCTTCGAGGAGACCGACCCGATCCAGCGCTTCGAGAGGGACGTCCTGAAAGCGGGGGCCATGACCGAGGAGGAGCTCCGCGGGATCGACGGCGACGCTCGCGAGGATATCCGGCAGGCCCTGGAGTTCGCCCGCACCTCTCCGGAGCCGGAGGAGTCGGCCCTCTTCGAGGACCTTTACGTTTAA
- a CDS encoding DUF342 domain-containing protein, producing the protein MKAANIERLIKETEKFLSRLENMEPKPLEDRNASWEIRVSGDLLTACLELYPAAGGGAPPDPLRIIEELDSKGIKNYSRDRVKRLATLCEAGTPVYGADSIVARGVPPRPPVQGRVEFLVPMERARRPADDDEPIDWRAIWITPSVHEGDVIARVYPPEEGEDGVDVYGEPIHAASYDFFRVAYGEGVTVAESDDGVCEVVSARTVGQPFYRDGIIDVAPLMVIEGDVDMSIGNVDFAGSVLVKGSVTEGLSVRAEGDVAVNGKLHGATVRAGGTCVLKGGVTGEDSTVAAGEDVRVGLVEHSSIKARGDIEVMGYSLFGDLEAGGAIYVHGQRRRGAVGGRCVAGGVVDVLSAGSSMGARALLESGNDPFKAEKIRKLEDRKAECGAQLEKLDAAILSLKGSGRAFGLDSMSDEEKSRLFILARFHSVLEKEAEEAIARIEAEKRAMLAERRNLGRVRVRERVHPNVVVVLCGRSMEIDRQEAHVSYYIDRASGRIERGAY; encoded by the coding sequence ATGAAAGCGGCCAATATTGAAAGACTGATCAAGGAGACCGAGAAGTTCCTGTCCAGGCTGGAGAATATGGAGCCGAAGCCTCTGGAGGACAGGAACGCCTCGTGGGAGATACGCGTCTCGGGCGACCTCCTCACCGCCTGCCTGGAGCTCTACCCGGCGGCCGGGGGCGGCGCGCCCCCGGATCCCCTGCGGATAATAGAGGAGCTGGACAGCAAGGGGATAAAGAACTATAGTCGGGACAGGGTCAAGCGCCTGGCCACTCTGTGCGAGGCCGGGACCCCCGTGTACGGCGCCGACTCGATCGTGGCGCGGGGTGTTCCTCCCCGCCCGCCCGTCCAGGGGCGGGTGGAGTTTCTCGTCCCGATGGAGAGGGCGCGTCGTCCTGCCGACGACGATGAGCCTATCGACTGGAGGGCCATCTGGATCACGCCCTCCGTACACGAGGGGGACGTGATTGCCAGGGTCTACCCTCCGGAGGAGGGAGAGGACGGGGTCGACGTCTACGGCGAGCCCATTCACGCAGCCTCGTACGACTTCTTCCGCGTCGCCTACGGCGAGGGAGTGACGGTCGCCGAGTCCGACGACGGAGTCTGCGAGGTCGTATCCGCCAGGACTGTCGGGCAGCCATTTTACAGGGACGGAATCATAGATGTCGCCCCCCTGATGGTGATCGAGGGCGACGTGGACATGTCCATCGGAAACGTGGACTTCGCCGGCTCGGTTCTGGTCAAGGGGTCCGTGACGGAGGGGCTGTCTGTCCGGGCAGAGGGCGACGTCGCAGTAAACGGAAAGTTGCACGGCGCCACGGTGCGGGCCGGGGGCACGTGCGTCCTCAAGGGCGGAGTCACCGGCGAAGACTCGACGGTCGCCGCGGGCGAGGACGTCCGGGTCGGACTGGTGGAGCACTCCTCGATCAAGGCCCGTGGCGACATAGAGGTCATGGGCTACTCCCTGTTCGGCGACCTGGAGGCCGGAGGCGCCATCTACGTCCACGGGCAGAGGAGGAGAGGAGCGGTGGGCGGCAGGTGCGTCGCGGGGGGAGTGGTGGATGTCCTGTCCGCCGGCTCCTCCATGGGCGCCCGCGCACTGCTCGAGTCAGGCAACGACCCCTTCAAGGCCGAAAAGATAAGGAAACTTGAGGACAGGAAGGCTGAGTGCGGGGCTCAGCTGGAGAAGCTGGACGCCGCCATCCTCTCCCTCAAGGGCAGCGGTCGCGCCTTCGGGCTGGACTCCATGTCCGACGAGGAGAAGAGCAGGCTCTTCATCCTCGCGAGGTTCCACTCGGTGCTGGAGAAGGAGGCCGAGGAGGCGATAGCCCGTATAGAGGCTGAGAAGCGGGCGATGCTGGCCGAGAGGAGAAACCTCGGCCGGGTGCGAGTGAGGGAGCGTGTCCATCCGAACGTAGTCGTCGTTCTGTGCGGCAGGTCGATGGAGATAGACCGGCAGGAGGCGCACGTCAGCTACTACATCGACAGAGCGAGCGGACGGATAGAAAGGGGCGCGTACTAG